A single window of Rubripirellula lacrimiformis DNA harbors:
- a CDS encoding alpha/beta hydrolase family esterase, whose amino-acid sequence MNRSCAAQIPHRLVSVCIAITFAVASSVGSNHPLSAQQQTVDDSAAQSTADSQSNRSQQVRTWLVDGVERQAIVSLPADSQTPPTALVFVFHGHGGTMNRALTMFAMDRHWPESIVVSPQGLRTPGLLTDSDGKKPDWQTSPGQQNDRDLKFFDAMLASLKQEHNIDQQQIFATGHSNGAAFCYLLWALRGDTLTATAPSAGAITLKLRRLLKPKPAMLLAGENDQLVKFAWQQRSIEFVRRLNHCDDQPTTAGNLHTYPSKLQMPLQAYIHPGGHRFATEAAPAIAKFFQSQSKPDTP is encoded by the coding sequence ATGAATCGTTCATGTGCAGCCCAGATTCCACATCGGCTCGTGAGTGTCTGCATCGCGATCACCTTTGCCGTCGCCAGCTCCGTCGGATCGAACCACCCCCTGTCGGCTCAACAGCAAACGGTGGACGATTCCGCCGCCCAAAGTACGGCCGATTCGCAGAGCAACCGATCGCAACAGGTGCGAACCTGGCTGGTCGATGGGGTCGAGCGTCAGGCAATCGTTTCGTTGCCTGCGGATTCGCAGACCCCACCCACTGCGTTGGTGTTCGTGTTCCATGGACACGGCGGCACGATGAATCGCGCACTCACCATGTTTGCGATGGACCGACATTGGCCGGAATCGATCGTCGTCAGCCCGCAAGGACTCCGGACGCCCGGATTGCTGACGGATTCCGACGGAAAGAAGCCCGACTGGCAAACGTCGCCAGGCCAACAAAACGACCGCGATTTGAAGTTCTTCGATGCGATGCTGGCCAGCCTGAAACAGGAACACAACATCGACCAGCAACAGATTTTCGCCACCGGGCATTCCAACGGGGCCGCGTTTTGCTATTTGCTGTGGGCCCTGCGCGGTGACACCCTCACCGCAACTGCGCCATCGGCGGGTGCCATCACACTGAAACTTCGCCGGCTATTAAAACCTAAGCCCGCGATGCTTCTGGCAGGAGAAAACGACCAGTTGGTGAAGTTCGCATGGCAACAGAGGTCGATCGAATTCGTGCGCAGACTCAATCATTGCGATGACCAACCAACGACGGCGGGGAACCTTCATACGTACCCATCCAAACTGCAGATGCCGCTCCAGGCGTACATCCACCCGGGCGGCCATCGGTTCGCCACCGAAGCAGCCCCGGCGATCGCAAAGTTCTTCCAAAGCCAATCCAAACCCGACACTCCGTGA
- a CDS encoding redoxin family protein gives MTVRAALPLLIAFIATASIGVQQPSAAQPPTSPDLSLAPVRQGPEPIQGGDHGVGKRVADATLTDLAGRPHSLGKLADQNRAVVIAMTSSSCPLSRKYLPTLVELSKQYGDDIAWVIVNPIATDQPDEMQAAAQQFDPDVIYGHDRDGKFAAGIGALTTTDVIVLDRSQTILYHGAIDDQYGFGYSIAAPRHRYLADALSAINQGQNPTVAATKAPGCTLSHDPQASATASDLTYHNRISRITQQHCVGCHRDGGVAPFPLVTFDDVSAHAAMIQQVVQGQTMPPWFAAKSANATDRSLSPWANDCSLAETEKRDLLDWLAGPMPEGDPNDAPQARQFTSDWQIGTPDAIFQFDDPQPVKATGVMPYKYVEVQTDIPEDKWVQAIEVKPGDRSVVHHVLVFAQGAGQKSDERDGFWGIYVPGNSSLIYPDGFAKRLPKQAKLRFQMHYTPNGTETTDRTSIGVVYAKHPPQHEVHVKGIYNDKINIPAGAKNHPEVATLPIPTDARVMGFLPHMHLRGKAARYELIRESETTTLLDIPRYDFNWQLLYRYREPLLLHPGDMIRFTSWYDNSDQNPANPDPTKTVRWGPQTFDEMQLGYVEYYLPGTQPGEANGKSALAGESGGRRDRGTVLFRRLDVNQDGVITKAEVRERMPNEPNAAGPIFDRLDMDSNGELTRSELEKLK, from the coding sequence ATGACCGTTCGCGCAGCCCTCCCATTGCTGATTGCCTTCATCGCCACCGCTTCGATCGGGGTCCAGCAACCGTCTGCGGCTCAGCCACCCACGTCCCCCGATCTGTCGCTGGCTCCGGTTCGCCAAGGACCTGAACCCATCCAAGGCGGTGACCACGGCGTTGGCAAACGGGTTGCCGATGCGACTTTGACCGACCTAGCGGGACGGCCTCATAGCCTGGGCAAGCTTGCCGATCAGAACCGCGCGGTCGTGATCGCCATGACCAGCAGCAGTTGCCCGCTTAGCAGAAAGTACCTGCCAACACTCGTCGAACTTTCAAAACAGTACGGTGACGACATCGCTTGGGTGATCGTCAATCCGATCGCCACCGACCAACCCGACGAGATGCAGGCCGCCGCCCAACAGTTCGATCCCGACGTTATCTACGGGCACGACCGTGACGGAAAGTTTGCCGCTGGCATCGGCGCCCTGACCACCACCGACGTGATCGTATTGGACCGATCCCAAACGATCCTTTACCACGGCGCGATCGATGACCAGTACGGCTTCGGCTACTCCATCGCGGCACCACGGCATCGGTATCTGGCCGACGCCTTGTCCGCGATCAACCAAGGCCAGAACCCGACCGTGGCTGCCACCAAGGCACCCGGATGCACCCTGTCCCATGATCCCCAAGCCTCTGCCACAGCCAGCGACCTGACGTATCACAATCGGATCTCGCGAATCACTCAGCAACACTGTGTTGGCTGTCATCGTGATGGCGGTGTCGCACCTTTCCCGCTGGTCACCTTTGACGACGTGTCGGCGCATGCGGCAATGATCCAGCAGGTCGTTCAAGGCCAGACCATGCCGCCCTGGTTCGCCGCCAAATCGGCAAACGCGACTGACCGGTCACTGTCGCCTTGGGCAAATGATTGCTCGCTTGCCGAAACCGAAAAACGTGACCTCCTGGATTGGCTGGCCGGCCCGATGCCCGAAGGCGATCCCAACGACGCGCCGCAGGCGAGGCAGTTCACCAGTGATTGGCAAATCGGAACACCCGATGCCATCTTTCAGTTTGACGATCCCCAGCCGGTGAAGGCGACCGGCGTGATGCCTTACAAGTATGTCGAAGTGCAAACCGACATCCCAGAAGATAAATGGGTGCAAGCGATCGAAGTCAAACCAGGTGACCGAAGCGTCGTTCATCATGTGCTGGTCTTTGCCCAAGGTGCCGGCCAAAAATCCGATGAACGCGATGGATTCTGGGGGATCTATGTACCGGGCAACAGTTCGCTGATCTATCCCGATGGATTTGCAAAACGGCTTCCCAAGCAAGCCAAGCTACGGTTCCAAATGCATTACACGCCCAACGGAACCGAGACGACCGATCGGACCAGCATCGGAGTTGTCTACGCAAAACATCCTCCGCAACACGAGGTTCACGTCAAAGGCATCTACAACGACAAGATCAACATCCCCGCAGGTGCCAAGAACCATCCGGAAGTGGCAACGTTGCCTATCCCCACGGACGCCCGCGTGATGGGCTTCCTGCCGCACATGCACCTGCGTGGCAAGGCCGCTCGTTACGAACTGATTCGCGAAAGCGAAACCACCACGCTGTTGGACATTCCTCGTTACGATTTCAATTGGCAATTGCTGTATCGCTATCGCGAACCGCTGTTGTTGCATCCGGGCGACATGATTCGCTTTACATCATGGTACGACAACAGCGATCAAAACCCCGCCAACCCTGACCCAACCAAGACAGTCCGTTGGGGGCCACAAACGTTTGATGAAATGCAGCTCGGCTATGTCGAATATTACCTACCGGGCACACAACCAGGCGAGGCAAACGGAAAGTCGGCTTTGGCAGGCGAGTCCGGTGGCCGCCGAGACCGCGGAACGGTTTTGTTCCGCCGGCTGGACGTCAACCAAGATGGCGTGATCACAAAGGCGGAAGTGCGCGAGCGGATGCCCAACGAACCCAACGCCGCTGGCCCGATCTTTGACCGGCTCGATATGGACAGCAACGGTGAACTCACACGATCTGAACTGGAAAAACTGAAATGA
- a CDS encoding rhodanese-like domain-containing protein, with translation MPHPTDTSRRHGVLGKSVRRACDAAFATIERGRRLLGRPPVRSISTEEVRKATTKHGSPIVLVDVRDDSEQRVSRIPGSISLKEFNAAPNRHRGKTIVPYCTIGGRSYLFARRLVAKGFDAQNYRDSILGWVHCGLPLETPTGQPTNAIHPYWSIFQVPDAYRAQK, from the coding sequence ATGCCCCATCCCACGGACACAAGCCGCCGGCACGGCGTTCTAGGCAAATCCGTCCGCCGCGCATGTGACGCAGCATTCGCCACGATCGAACGTGGCCGGCGACTTCTGGGCCGACCGCCGGTGCGAAGCATCTCGACCGAAGAAGTTCGCAAAGCGACCACAAAACACGGATCGCCCATCGTGTTGGTGGATGTTCGCGACGATTCGGAACAACGGGTATCCCGAATCCCAGGATCGATTTCGCTAAAAGAATTCAACGCCGCCCCGAACCGGCATCGCGGCAAAACGATCGTTCCCTACTGCACCATCGGCGGACGCAGTTACCTGTTTGCCCGCCGATTGGTCGCCAAGGGGTTCGACGCCCAAAACTATCGCGACAGCATCCTGGGGTGGGTCCACTGCGGACTGCCCCTGGAAACCCCAACCGGACAACCCACCAACGCGATCCACCCCTACTGGTCGATCTTTCAAGTTCCGGACGCTTACCGCGCGCAAAAGTGA
- a CDS encoding GntR family transcriptional regulator, with product MQTERIPVYERLNDRLRTALGDDYRCGDKFLTEREISHQFSVSRATANKALASLVSEGLLEFRRGIGTFVRRDAIHYDVRSLVSFTEKARAAGKVPSTQLISFDRVDAGQTDAMVCEALGASPESKLWHMQRLRLADGCPVILERRYINQSRCPKLTKAQAAGSLYHALTEKHSLAIAGADEIIRAVLLTASDAKQLGVPANSPALEVVAVGFIDDRDSSPLWWERTLYRGDQYEFHSRLGPIRTATPAQGRLRQTK from the coding sequence TTGCAAACCGAACGAATCCCCGTCTACGAGCGACTAAACGACCGGCTAAGGACGGCGCTTGGGGACGACTATCGCTGCGGCGACAAGTTTCTGACCGAACGAGAAATCAGCCACCAGTTTTCAGTTAGCCGCGCCACCGCCAACAAGGCTCTGGCCAGTTTAGTGTCCGAAGGGTTGCTGGAATTCCGCCGTGGGATCGGCACCTTCGTGCGGCGTGATGCGATCCACTACGACGTGCGATCCTTGGTCAGCTTTACGGAGAAGGCCAGGGCAGCGGGAAAAGTCCCATCGACTCAACTGATCTCGTTCGACCGTGTCGATGCCGGCCAGACTGACGCGATGGTGTGCGAAGCATTGGGCGCGTCGCCAGAATCCAAACTATGGCACATGCAGCGACTTCGCTTGGCAGATGGCTGCCCAGTCATTCTGGAACGCCGCTACATCAACCAATCGCGATGCCCCAAACTGACCAAGGCCCAAGCGGCTGGGTCGTTGTACCACGCCTTGACCGAGAAACATTCGTTGGCGATCGCTGGTGCCGATGAAATCATCCGAGCGGTTTTGTTGACGGCAAGCGACGCAAAACAGTTGGGCGTCCCGGCGAATTCGCCCGCGCTCGAAGTCGTGGCGGTCGGCTTCATTGACGACCGTGATTCGTCGCCACTGTGGTGGGAACGAACGCTTTACCGTGGTGATCAGTACGAATTCCACAGCCGGCTTGGCCCGATACGTACGGCCACACCGGCGCAAGGACGGCTGCGTCAAACCAAGTGA
- a CDS encoding Gfo/Idh/MocA family protein codes for MNTQPCAAVVGTGFIGPVHVEALKRAGVQVTGILGSSPAKSVAAAQSLGLPRGYQSFDEVLADETVDAVHLTTPNRFHFEQAAACLRSGKHVMCEKPLAMNSAQSQELVQLARQSGLAAGVAYNIRFYPLCHEAAARARTADFGDCLHITGSYVQDWLLKPTDYNWRVIAEDGGELRAVADIGTHWLDLVQFVTGLHVQSVCADLQTVHATRQRPTGETRSFSHSNDAATHPVSITTEDAGCILLKFSDLSRGSLHVSQTTAGRKNCLRFEIAGSGQSLAWDSQQPNSLWIGHRDRPSETLIRDPALMSPSAAQVTSYPGGHNEGFPDTFKQLFRTFYASIEAHDFGPSQKYPMFIDGHREILLCEAILQSHRQQAWVDVDRFED; via the coding sequence GTGAACACTCAACCTTGCGCCGCCGTTGTCGGAACTGGATTCATCGGCCCCGTCCATGTCGAGGCTCTGAAGCGAGCCGGCGTCCAGGTAACGGGCATCCTGGGATCGTCACCCGCAAAGTCGGTCGCTGCGGCACAATCGCTTGGTCTACCGCGCGGTTACCAGTCGTTCGACGAAGTGCTGGCCGATGAAACCGTCGACGCGGTGCACCTGACGACGCCCAACCGTTTTCATTTTGAACAGGCGGCCGCATGCTTGCGATCTGGCAAACATGTGATGTGCGAGAAACCACTGGCGATGAACTCCGCACAATCGCAGGAACTGGTCCAATTGGCTCGGCAATCGGGGTTAGCCGCAGGCGTCGCGTACAACATTCGCTTCTATCCGCTTTGCCACGAAGCAGCAGCGAGAGCCCGAACAGCAGACTTTGGTGACTGCCTGCACATCACCGGATCCTATGTCCAGGATTGGCTGCTGAAACCGACCGACTACAACTGGCGTGTCATCGCCGAAGACGGTGGTGAACTGCGGGCCGTCGCGGACATTGGCACTCACTGGCTTGACCTGGTTCAGTTTGTCACCGGACTTCACGTTCAATCCGTGTGCGCGGATCTGCAAACCGTACACGCCACGCGTCAACGTCCTACCGGCGAAACCCGATCGTTCTCTCACAGCAACGATGCAGCGACCCACCCGGTGTCGATCACAACCGAAGACGCTGGATGCATCCTGTTGAAATTTTCGGACTTAAGTCGCGGTTCGCTACATGTATCCCAGACGACCGCAGGCCGAAAGAACTGTTTACGATTCGAGATCGCCGGCAGCGGACAATCGCTGGCCTGGGATAGCCAACAGCCCAATTCGCTGTGGATCGGCCATCGCGATCGCCCCTCGGAAACCCTGATTCGCGACCCTGCCTTGATGTCACCCTCGGCAGCCCAAGTCACCAGCTATCCCGGCGGCCACAACGAGGGTTTTCCCGACACATTCAAGCAGCTATTCCGCACGTTCTATGCCTCCATCGAAGCCCACGACTTTGGCCCGTCACAGAAGTATCCGATGTTCATCGATGGACACCGAGAAATCCTGCTGTGCGAAGCGATCCTGCAGAGCCATCGCCAACAGGCCTGGGTGGACGTTGACCGTTTCGAAGATTAG
- a CDS encoding alpha/beta hydrolase family protein has protein sequence MRVPFQLCAAALLIAMSPRGSADDVIISPDVVYGHKLGLAMTCDAFTPQEDANGAAVLFMVSGGWYSGWSPPEQSQHMFRPLTDKGFTVFAVRHGSSPRFTITEAVADVRRSVRFIRANAERFKIDPDRIGVFGMSAGGHLSLMLGTASDDGIAESKDPIEHISDRVNAVVAYVAPTDLRVMAKDAPDRLAAYGGFPALEIDQQAAEVDSPLLHVSPDDPPTLLLAGVKDELVPIFHSRNIQAAFQKANVTSDLIEFENAGHGFGGEDARKATEAMVDWFVTHLSK, from the coding sequence ATGCGAGTTCCATTTCAGTTGTGTGCAGCGGCGTTGTTGATCGCAATGTCGCCGCGGGGCAGCGCCGACGACGTCATCATTTCGCCCGACGTCGTTTACGGGCATAAGCTCGGGTTGGCGATGACTTGCGACGCGTTCACGCCCCAAGAAGATGCCAACGGTGCGGCAGTGCTGTTCATGGTCAGCGGTGGTTGGTATTCCGGTTGGTCGCCGCCGGAACAGTCCCAGCACATGTTTCGCCCGCTGACGGACAAGGGGTTTACCGTGTTCGCCGTTCGACATGGCAGCAGCCCTCGGTTCACGATCACCGAAGCGGTCGCGGATGTTCGCCGCAGCGTTCGATTCATCCGCGCCAACGCCGAACGATTCAAGATTGATCCGGATCGAATCGGTGTGTTCGGTATGAGTGCCGGTGGCCACCTGTCGTTGATGTTGGGGACAGCATCGGACGACGGCATCGCCGAATCCAAGGATCCGATCGAACACATCAGCGACCGGGTCAACGCGGTGGTGGCGTACGTGGCACCGACCGATTTGCGAGTGATGGCCAAAGACGCCCCCGACCGGTTGGCCGCGTATGGTGGGTTCCCGGCACTGGAAATCGATCAACAAGCGGCGGAAGTCGATTCGCCGCTACTGCATGTGTCGCCGGATGATCCGCCAACCTTGTTGTTGGCGGGAGTCAAGGACGAACTGGTTCCGATCTTTCACAGCCGCAATATCCAGGCCGCGTTTCAGAAGGCGAACGTGACCAGCGATCTGATCGAGTTCGAAAATGCCGGTCATGGATTCGGTGGCGAGGATGCTCGCAAAGCAACCGAAGCGATGGTCGATTGGTTTGTCACTCACCTATCGAAGTAA
- a CDS encoding outer membrane protein assembly factor BamB family protein has protein sequence MLICQRCAKLESEMRTFVFGLMICLASVGVSDDTFPRFRGADATGVADDHPRLPTQWNAEDNVAWVADVEGQGWGSPIVVGDRIFVSSVVADEPNVEPKSGLYLGKGVRDPAKGIHHWMVYCLDLNTGNQIWKRESHTGRPLVPRHPKSSYAAETPATDGERLFVLFGDLGLFCYSLDGDLMWSKMIDPKKTNMDYGAASSPVVHDGQVIVVYDNQEDSWITSLDAKTGQQRWRTERSETASWATPFIWENDLRTEIVVPGKQKNRSYSLAGDELWSFDGDMSILVIPSPFAAHGMCYVSSGYVGDTHRPTFAILPGASGDIANDGDLSEGDLSDGDFSNSEFIQWYQPQASAYNTTQIVYGDYLYTVYDQGFMTCHNALTGEEVYGKQRFSPKGSFTASPWAYDGKVFCLSEDGLTYVVKAGPEFEILATNPLDELCIATPSVVGGKLLIRTLTKVYCITDSK, from the coding sequence ATGTTGATTTGCCAACGCTGTGCCAAACTGGAATCCGAGATGCGAACCTTTGTTTTTGGACTGATGATTTGTCTGGCTTCGGTGGGGGTGTCGGACGATACCTTCCCGCGTTTTCGTGGTGCCGATGCGACGGGCGTCGCGGATGACCATCCCCGGCTGCCAACGCAGTGGAATGCCGAGGACAATGTTGCATGGGTTGCGGATGTCGAGGGCCAGGGTTGGGGCAGCCCCATCGTGGTTGGTGATCGAATCTTCGTTTCGTCGGTGGTGGCGGACGAGCCGAATGTGGAACCGAAGAGTGGATTGTACCTGGGCAAGGGGGTGCGAGATCCAGCCAAGGGAATTCACCACTGGATGGTGTACTGTTTGGATTTGAATACCGGAAACCAGATTTGGAAACGCGAATCGCATACTGGGCGTCCTCTGGTGCCACGGCACCCCAAGAGTTCCTATGCGGCCGAGACGCCGGCGACGGATGGCGAGCGGTTGTTTGTGTTGTTCGGTGACTTGGGGTTGTTTTGTTACAGCTTGGACGGGGACTTGATGTGGTCCAAGATGATCGATCCCAAGAAGACCAACATGGACTATGGCGCCGCATCATCGCCGGTGGTGCACGATGGGCAAGTGATCGTCGTGTACGACAACCAGGAAGATTCCTGGATCACATCACTGGACGCCAAGACCGGCCAACAGCGATGGCGAACCGAGCGATCGGAAACCGCATCTTGGGCCACACCGTTCATCTGGGAAAACGACCTGCGAACCGAAATCGTGGTCCCCGGGAAACAAAAGAATCGCAGCTATTCGCTCGCGGGCGACGAACTTTGGAGCTTCGACGGGGATATGTCGATCCTGGTGATCCCGTCACCGTTTGCGGCGCATGGGATGTGTTACGTGTCATCGGGATATGTCGGCGACACGCATCGCCCGACGTTTGCGATTCTGCCAGGGGCCAGCGGGGATATTGCCAACGACGGGGACTTGAGTGAGGGGGACTTGAGTGACGGGGACTTCAGCAACAGCGAATTCATCCAGTGGTATCAGCCCCAGGCCTCGGCCTACAACACCACGCAAATCGTGTACGGCGACTACCTGTATACCGTCTACGATCAAGGATTCATGACGTGCCACAACGCGTTGACGGGCGAAGAAGTCTACGGCAAACAACGCTTTTCGCCGAAGGGATCCTTCACCGCGTCGCCCTGGGCCTACGACGGCAAAGTATTCTGTTTAAGCGAAGATGGACTGACGTATGTGGTCAAAGCAGGCCCCGAGTTTGAAATCCTAGCGACCAATCCGCTGGACGAACTGTGCATCGCCACGCCCAGTGTGGTGGGCGGAAAACTGTTGATCCGCACCTTGACCAAGGTCTACTGCATCACCGATTCGAAGTGA
- the deoC gene encoding deoxyribose-phosphate aldolase, producing the protein MQDFTYHDVSKMIDHSLLNPTLCVADLESGIELAIAYDVASVCIMPYHLRRCAELLAGTDVQPSTTIGFPHGGHTTAIKRAEASRAVDDGCQELDMVINISKTLSGDWDYVQQDIAAVIEVAHAADRKVKVIFENCYLRDDQKIRLCTICTDLKADWVKTSTGYGTGGATHDDLKLMRQHSGDHVQVKAAGGVRDLDALLAVRELGVTRCGASRTAEMMDQARQRLGLPTIDVKASGSAGY; encoded by the coding sequence ATGCAAGATTTCACCTATCACGATGTCTCGAAGATGATTGATCACTCGTTGCTCAATCCCACTCTTTGCGTTGCGGATCTAGAATCCGGCATCGAATTGGCGATCGCTTACGACGTTGCAAGCGTGTGCATCATGCCATACCACCTTCGTCGTTGTGCCGAGCTGCTGGCGGGCACAGACGTCCAGCCATCCACCACGATCGGATTCCCACACGGCGGGCACACCACGGCCATCAAACGCGCCGAAGCATCACGTGCCGTCGATGATGGATGCCAGGAACTGGATATGGTGATCAACATTTCCAAGACGCTCTCCGGCGACTGGGACTACGTCCAACAAGACATTGCGGCTGTGATCGAAGTGGCCCATGCAGCCGATCGAAAGGTGAAAGTGATCTTCGAAAACTGCTACCTTCGTGATGATCAAAAGATTCGCCTGTGCACCATCTGTACGGATTTGAAAGCCGACTGGGTGAAGACGTCGACCGGGTATGGCACCGGCGGCGCGACCCACGACGACCTAAAATTGATGCGTCAACATTCCGGCGATCATGTTCAAGTCAAAGCCGCCGGTGGCGTGCGGGATTTGGACGCCCTATTGGCTGTTCGCGAACTAGGCGTGACGCGGTGCGGCGCAAGCCGAACAGCCGAAATGATGGACCAAGCACGCCAACGCTTGGGTTTACCGACCATCGATGTGAAAGCGTCCGGATCAGCCGGATACTGA